In Lolium perenne isolate Kyuss_39 chromosome 5, Kyuss_2.0, whole genome shotgun sequence, the sequence CAAGCTCGGCAACGACCTGTTGATGCGCGATTACTTCGCCGAGGTACCGACATATCCTCCTCATCTTTTTCGCCGCCGGTACCGAATGCGGCGATCTCTTTTCAACAAAATTGTGCGAACTTGCGAGACAAATACTCGCTATTTCAAGCGCAAGCGCAATGCCGCCGGATTGTTAGGTTTCAGCGCGCATCAAAAGATCTCCGCGGTCATGCGGATATTAGCTTACGGCATCCCGGCCGATTACGCCGATGAGTATCTTCGCATTGGTGAAGATACATCAATGGAATCTGTCCGGCGGTTTTGCAAAGTGATGATTCGTATGTATGGCCCTGTTTATTTGCGAGCCCCCAATGAACAAGACACGGTGAGGCTGATGGCACAAAATGAGGCTCGAGGTTGGCCGGGAATGCTAGGCAGCAtagattgtatgcattggacatggaagaATTGCCCGAAGGCATACCAGGGCATATATTGTGGCAAAAGCCATGATCCAACAATTATTCTTGAGGCTGTTGCCTCTGAGGATCTATGGATTTGGCATTGCTTTTTTGGTTTGCCGGGTTCTCTCAATGATATCAATGTGCTGCATAGGTCTCATCTTCTTGCCCGGCTAGCTAGTGGTGATGCCCCGGCTTGCAACTACACCGTCAATGGCCATGATTACACAATGGGTTATTACCTTGCCGATGGCATATACCCGGAGTGGTCAACATTTGTGAAAACAATCAGAAATCCTCTTAGTAGAGCTGAATCTGAATTtgcaaaagcacaagaggcagcCCGAAAGGACATTGAGAGAGCTTTCGGTGTTTTGCAAGCTAGGTTTGCAATTGTGAGAGGTCCCAGTAGGTTTTGGGACAAAGAGACCCTCAAGGATATCATGACAACTTGTGTAATTCTTCACAACATGATTATCGAAGATGAGAGGGATTTGAACTTGGAGTTCTTCTTTGACAATGTCGGCACTAGGGTGAAGCCAGCCCGAAATCCGGATCAAATTGAAGCATTTCTTGAGACATACCGCAACATTGAGAATGCGGGATCTCACAAGCAACTCCAGGAAGATCTGATTCAGCATCATTGGATGAGGCATGGTGGCCATTGATGAACATTTTTCACATTTATTTGATGTATGATTCAAACATTCATTTGTATTTGTAATAATTTGTTTAATTATTTGGATTTGAACTCTTGTTGTAATATGGATTATTGTTGTATTGTGTGCTGTTCAGAACTATGAATTATTATGTTTTATTCTGTTATATTATGCATTAGAAATAAACTAGGTTGAATAGAAATGTTGAAATGTGCAAAAACCCTGTTTTGCAGTCTAGTATACAGGTTTCGTGCGTGCTCCGGCCGAGCAGATCCCGCATGCGCAAACCGCATAACAGCATATTCCCGGCCGGAGCAAATTTCGGCCTGCATATCGCGTTTTTCGCGGCCTGCATACGCGCGTATGCGGTTTGCGGTTTGCgggatctgctagagatgctctaagtgtCTTCCCAAACTAGCTTATCCAGCTTGGGCCGGACAAGGCTCTCGCTGTCGCTGCCTCTCGACCGAGATCCACCCCGGGCATCCAGTGTTCCTCAACCGCCGACGTCGCACCACCTGCTCCCGCACCGGAACCCGCCGCCGTGGGCCTGCACGTCGCCGCCCTCATCCCCGAAGCCtccctcccgcgccgccgccttctcctgGTCCCAGTCTCCGTGGAGCATCCTCGAGCAACGGACAGAATCCTCGCACGCGCCGCCCTGCGCGACGACCGCGCCTAGGCCGGGAGCAGCAGCACGCGGGGGGACGGCGTCACGCCAGTCGGGATTTGGGCGAGAGCAGGTCGGCGGGGCTTCTCCGGTGAATGGAAGTGACATAGGAGACGTTCGGCAACCGGAATCAGCAGCGGGAGCTATCTTACGGGAGGCCAGAGAGACAATCGGGAAGGGCAGAGGAAGCTGTGGTGGGAGGAAGAAGATaacgaggagagagagaggggcatAAGCGAGTCCCTTGtctatgaaagttgcgtaaacaaTGCCATTTACTGCCTAAACAATACGAGCAGTTGCTACAAattgctactccctccgtcccagttcgcaAATATCTTGGCCCAAGGTGAATTCTCATTAGCTCTAAATTTCCACGTAAAAACGTTAATATCGGCGCTGCAATTAATTGGGAAATTAAAAAGAACTTTATTTTCTACCCTTTAATTGGTGGGATGCGAAAGGAGTAGTCTTTTGCATGCAATAATGAATCAGTTTTACTCCCACATTAAATGCAAATGTGCCTAGGAGGTGAGGCATTTTGGGACAAATATTTTTTGGAACTTTGCCTtgcgaactgggacggagggagtactagttTTTTGTCTGCCGTAATTTGTTACCTAAAAGCTATATAGGTGCCAATTTGTTGCCCAAAATTATGTAGTGGTTGCTAAAAATGCTAATTTGTTGCCTCAAATAGTATAATAATTTGTTGGCTAAAAAAAATACTATTGTTGTAATTTCCTCCATACAATGTATTTAACGAATTCTGAAGTTCGATGTGGATGCTATGAAATCGTGACGATGATCGACATTTCATCGGAAGTCTAGAGCGGCCATCGGAAAGTTCGAAGTGGTGCTCGAGAACTCAAGTGCAACACTTGCCGGGG encodes:
- the LOC127300107 gene encoding protein ALP1-like → MPLSPAALFLMEDSSDSSDSDMDELLDDDMEDTVVLVAVKELADRQKKVRGGSKVGRLCIPRNRKLGNDLLMRDYFAEVPTYPPHLFRRRYRMRRSLFNKIVRTCETNTRYFKRKRNAAGLLGFSAHQKISAVMRILAYGIPADYADEYLRIGEDTSMESVRRFCKVMIRMYGPVYLRAPNEQDTVRLMAQNEARGWPGMLGSIDCMHWTWKNCPKAYQGIYCGKSHDPTIILEAVASEDLWIWHCFFGLPGSLNDINVLHRSHLLARLASGDAPACNYTVNGHDYTMGYYLADGIYPEWSTFVKTIRNPLSRAESEFAKAQEAARKDIERAFGVLQARFAIVRGPSRFWDKETLKDIMTTCVILHNMIIEDERDLNLEFFFDNVGTRVKPARNPDQIEAFLETYRNIENAGSHKQLQEDLIQHHWMRHGGH